The region TACTGGCCGACCAGCAAGAACCAAGTCTTCTACGACCACCCGTGCTTTACCCAAATAATCAGCAACATACGCGTCACCTTGCCAGAGACTCTGCAACTGGCCAAGAAAGTTCAAAGCACGCGCACTGGAGGACGAAGTTAAGGCCGTCTCGATCGCCACCCAAACCTCCTTGGATGTACATCTACCGACTGCCAAATGCATCACCTCCTCCGAGAGAGATAGGAGATGGTCATTGAAAGGATGGCCTGATCCTGCTGAATCCAAAGACCATAAGTCGGGTTGACGGTAACAATAGTAGGAGAGGAAGCTTCTTTGGCCGGCAATTGCAAAGTCCACGACTGACACGGTATAAAACCGTCAACGTACCCCAACAGATTGTGGCCTCGAAGAAAAGGGACAAGTTGAGTCGGCCAAAATAGAAAGTTGCGGTTGGTGAGTTTGATGCTTACAAAATGGTGAGCGGTAGAAAGAGAATTGGGAAGGGAAGGAACGACAATATCAGAAACAGTCCGCTCGAAAGAAATACTGACAGAGCTGTCGTTAGCCATGAGGGAGAACCCAGCAACTGATACCAGATTACGATTGTATATTTGAGAAACACAAACGTTTAGGATTACAACTaggaaataaatacaaatagaaGAGTTATCTATAACTATGACACATTAAGAGTCCTAACAAGTTTAAGCCTCACAAGCTTTAACGTGGGcaaaatataattcaaaagTTGTTACTTGACCATTTCTTGAATTGATTTAATTCCATTCTTAATATaggtataaaaagaaaaaagaaaaataaactcaaataaaaaaataaattttaatttggttcacATTGCaacgtggaccatggtctatggtataacaattctTGACAAGACAATAACTATACTGTGGAGTGTGGACTATGGTTcacattacaaatttacaatgaAAGTCTTTGGcatacatattcatttttagtatattgaatggTCATTCTTAGTATACTGAATGTTAATTTTTGGGGTAAATAATGCTCATTTCAAATATACTgcctaaaaatgaaaattcaataaattaaaaatgaagtaTACTAAAATTTACTCCGTAACATATATCTACTCCGTAACATATATCAACGGTCCATGGTCCAAAATATAATTTGCCTGGTTTGGTCTATAAATGCTTTTGTGTTCAAAGCTCATGGGCGGGAGTTCATTACAAAATGATCCGAACCCAATTTCGTTTGTATAGAGTCGAAACCTAGGTCTTTCTCTCCACACTTAACAACACAGGCTTCGCATCAGTTCTCTGAGCCTCTTTTCTCCTCGGTACTCTTGACAGCTTCTGGTCTGTTCTCTGTTCTTGTAACTTcacaatttattatatttttattttgcttgAGTTAGTCCTTGGGGAagaatttctttctttatttatttagttattttgtttTACCATGTTTATATCTCATTTTGGATTTGATACTTTTCTTGACACTTCTGATTAATGTTTCTGTAGTGAATGATATGTGGGTATTTGATCAAATTTTGTCCAAAATTGAGTTACACTTGACTACCAGAAtctgtgtttttatataatcaGTCTATTGATTTGATTAATTGAAGTTTTCGAAGCCAGAAAAACTGTCTTGATATTGAGATCCATATGCAAAAAGAAGTTAATAATACCTTTTCAATTCATATGCTATAAGTTTGCTGGAAGTAGTCACAGCTTACAGGTATATTTGTGCCCATACTATCTCAGTGGAAAATAGTGGGTTATGTGAACAGGATTAGCAAAGTTTTATTGAATTCTAGTGTTCTCTTTTGAgctattatttatttgtattgtactgtgttgcaaaaatcccgcctaggcgctgatTAATCAATCCCTGCCTAGGCGCTGATTAATCAAtcagcgcctaggcgctaggcgctagtcgaccgcgcctaggcgctaggcgccagTCGACCGCGCCTAGCGTACAActttaaatggtggtctaggcgactGGCCGACTAGGCAactgcctaggccgcctaggccgcttaggcgctgactgCCTAGGCCTTCTAGGCGCccactagacctcctaggcaccaactaggccgattaactattgttttttttttaatcgattatttcactcaaaacaacatcgtgttgagcgaaataaccctaaattgtacaaactctagatattttttaggttaatatttaatattttagtattaaatattaaagtattatataatttataattattagtctttaaaaaatttaaaatacttaaacaaatttttaaaaaataaaaattaaaaataaaaaatacacgggggcctattaatccccgcctaggcgcccgagcgcctagcgattttttaaACCATGGTATTGTAGATATATAGTCATGCTATCATGCAAGCTGTTTTCAATGTTTGTGTTTATGAATGGACTCCTCTTTTCTCTGTATTGACAGGATTTGTCACATTAATATCTTGAAATGGCTATCGCATTCTACAACCTCAACTCAGATGCTGGCCTCAAGAAGCTTGATGAGTACCTCCTGACACGTAGTTACATTTCTGGGTGGGTCACTATCTGCTGTTGCATTTTATGGTTGTGTTCCCATCTTAATTTACATTCATCTTATTAATTACTTCTCAGGTATCAAGCTTCCAAGGATGACATCACAGTTTATTCATCACTTCCCAAGCCCCCATCATCTGAATATGTCAATGCTTCTCGGTGGTACAAACACATTGATGCACTTTTGAGGATCTCGTAAGTTCTAACTACTTAGAACAACTTTCCATTTAGTTTTTGtgatttgaatttcaaattgtGCAACAGGATGCTAAGAATCCATCCTCTGTTTACTTCACTTTTACGTGTATACAATACATAATTCTCtgatattacaatttattttcatCAGTGGTGTATCTGGAGAAGGTTGTGGTGTAATCATTGAAGTTTCTGCACCTATCCCTTCGGGTGTGGTAACACCACCTGCCACTGACACAAAGGTAGCCCAGTTaatagtttttctttgtttattggCATTTCAAATCTGTTGCTATAATTGTTGATAGTTTTGTCTCCTCTATCTTGCTTGGGTTATTGTTTGGTTATGCTGTTATTTTTCCCATTTTTAGCTTTCTGTAGCCATTTGTAATGTTCGTATTTTATGATTTAATCTGATTATATTTGTTAGCTTCAAGCCTTCAAGCTTCTTGTGCTTCAACTAAACTGTAAACCTGAAACACAACTACAGGCCTCAGTTGCTGATGATGACAATGATGTTGACTTGTTTGGTGAGGAGactgaagaaaaaaagaagggtGCTGAAGAACATGCTGCAGCTGTCAAGGCTTCAAGCAAAACAAAAGAGTGTAAGTTTCTCCGTTTacattaattgaataattattttattattagaaatattaATGTCTGGATGATGAATACCCTATTTATTAACTTATTGAGAATTATCTCACTGTTGAACCTGTCAACGAGTATGTCCAGAGCTGCGATATCGTAGCTTTCAACAAGATATGTAATCTCACTTGTCCTTCGATTCTTCTTTTAATTAATGGCTACAAAGTGTGATCATTGAGTTTTACATTCAAATGTATCAAAGGCATATATAGTACAACAGTATGGTGCTCTCtcaatgaaatattgaaatcTGGAGGtgacttttttattttaggtAATTCGTGGCACATTTCGCCCTTTTCCATGCAAGCAGCGGCGGGGCAACTGTCGGCGCCTGTTCCACCATCTGAAAAAGGCGCTAATGGTTCCTCTAAAGATTTCAAGAAGGTTCAAATGACCAAAAGGACCTTTGTTGAGACGGTGACGAAGGCTCCACGATTTGGAGATGAAGTGATGGAGGAGGCAGGCGATGCAAATTGGTTTGAAGAGGAAATCCTGGTTGAATCTGACAGTGAGGACGAAGAGGAGTATCGGGATGGCATTCCTGTCGTCAAAATCTCTAAAGACTTGAGGAAGAAACTCATCGAGCCTTGGAAAAACGCCCTCATCCTGAAATTTCTGGGCAAGAGAATCAGTTTCCGAGTCCTTCAACACAAACTCCTACGAATGTGGGCACCGCAAGGGACGTTAAAACTGATTGATCTGGGATATAATTACTATGTGGCACGCTTTGAATTGGAGAAGGATTGCATGCGGGTGCTGTTCGAAGGACCTTGGAAAGTCTTCAATCATTATGTGGTTCCTCAGCGTTGGAAGCCAGAGTTCATTCCGAGGAATGTAAAGGCTGAGAATATGGCAGTTTTGGTTCGATTACCAGGACTGCCTATGGAGTGTTTCAGAGAAGATACAATCAAGCTTATATTGAAACAGGTGGGCACGCCTTTGAAACTCGACTGGACTACGGCTGGGGTGGATAGGCGTCGTTTTGTGCGTGCGGCGATTGAGATTGATCTATCTAAACCTTTAGTCTCCATGGTTAAAGTTGAGAGCATGATACAGAGGATCGAATTTGAGGGACTTCATATAATCTGTTTCGGGTGTGGGGAAGTCAGCCACTGTTCGAATGACTGCCCTAAAAAAACCATGTGAACAACCTTTGGAGGAAAACCAGATGAATCGAGGGAGAGATGGACCGAGGTACGGGCCTTGGATGTTGGTGCAACGTAAAGGAAAAACTCCAATTGCGCCGAACAAGAAACAAGCTGGTGGGGTACAGGCTGGCGGCAGCAGAACCTCACCGGCTAACAGGTTTACCGCCATCTAGGAAGGACATATTGAAGAACTGGAAACGCCGGTTGAGCAAGCCGCTGAATGAGGGCAACATGTTGACAGTTTCCCGGCGAAGTCAGGTGACAATTTGTCAACTTTCAAACTTGCTCCGGTTGATTTAAACTCTCCTTTGCAGGTGGACGATGGATCTCATGAGGCCCCCCTTAGGCTGGTATGGGATGGTCGGGAAAAAAACGGCACCGGCAACCCTAAAGGGAAGAATAAAATCCCAAAGGAACATAGAAGTGGTGGCAGGACCCAAGGTTTAAAAAGGTGTTTTTGAGGCGCGCCTCAAAGTGAGGCGTAGCAGGTAGGTACTGAGGCGTACGCCTCATACGCGCCTCAAGGTTTTCTGAGGCCTTTTTTCTAGGCGAACCAGTGTTAACCTAAAAGAAATTTAGATAAGTTAGGTCTAATTTATCTAGAAACCTGACTTGCACTCTTGCGGCTCGCGACTTTGACTTGCGACTTGGGACGATACTCGACTCTTGCGACGGCGACCTGAAGCACTGGGAGGTCATCGGAAGCTGGAGGTCGCCGACCTCCCAGTGTCCGGTGAACTCCCAGGTAAAATTTCAAAGGGTGTGTGTGGAGATGACTCTAAAGGGGTGGTTGAGGTGATGAATGGCTTTAAAGACAAAGAAGGGGATTGGTACACCTTGGTTGAAGACTGTGCATCTGAAGACCAAATTTGACGATATCACGTTCTCGCATGTCTTCCGGAAAGGGAACAAATGTGTAGATTTTCTAGCTTATCTCAGGCAGTCGAGTGTTTGGGCACCTTGGTATCGGAAGATCCTCTGGAGGGGATTGCGTGTCTTCTTGCGGGGGATGCCTGGGGTGGTGCTTCTCGTAGAATTAGATAGTGATGACGCCTAGCCACTCTTTCTTcacccataaaaaaaaatgtgatcaTTGATTCCAATTATTTACCACACATCCACTACTATTCAATGTCTAATTTATGCTATATTTTGTCACAGGAATTTTCTGCACTCTGAAGTTGGAAATTGCAGATTAGCAGCTGCTTATACTGCCTACGGCCTACCAAGTGAGATAGTAATTCTCATTTGGTTTTTGTTTGACATTAATCTGTGTGTTTCTTGTTTTAGTTTCTTCCTGGAGGTTTCCTGATTTGCCTCTTTTGCTTTCTGGTTGTACTGACAGACAAATTGTCTTTTTTAATAACATGTTTTCGTATTTGCATTTGCCAAAGTATTCTGTTGCCTCATTTATCACAGTTTTAGCAGCCAGCATTagaacatttaaatttattgcCATTATTCTGAAAAAGTGCTCTTACTAATTAGAGGAAatctttactcttttttttttttttaagaaatcaaaatgaacaaaataaaatatataatatgctttGTTTACATATTTCTTCAATTCACAAGGCAgaatattgtaaaataatttGACAAATGAAACGATTAGAGatttattttctgtttttttaaataaataattaattaatgaatgaataatagggaatatttttatttatcaaatagcAAAGAATACAATTAGAAACTTATATAatttgcagttttttttttttaattcaagtgTTTAGAAATTTAGAATGTCTTTttcggaaaatatttgaaatgaaatagaattgaaatttgatggaaaagaaattatcaaaaagattaattacattatttggttgGTGAAAATTAAATTACGAGATTATTAATTCTattaattctattgtttggttggactTAGAATTATAAGAAATAGAGTATAAACACAATTATATCCTTAcgcaataataataacaacaaatcaacaataataatggtaattaagaaaagtTGATGAGGGTATAATTGGCATACTTgtttttcatggaaaacaaaatactagggaatggaaaatgttttctataaaccaaacaaaggaaaaatcagttttcttcaaatttaaggaaaacattttcagCGAACTATACATGCCCTTAGGTGACAAAAAATTTTGCAAGATGGTAATTACGGTTGTTGATGATAGATACAAATAGATTGATTAATGTACATAATGGTAAAAtttgtgatacaaatattttaaaatgactCCTGAAGATTATCTTGGATATGTAATACATACTAATTTGTCTCACGGACATTTGCCAGTGAAATGGTCTAACGTTCTAACCCAAGTTTTTGCCAATATGTGATAGTCTAAATATACTACATTTTCTTGGAGGCAGGCGATTAAattacaataaattaaagagaTTTTGAAgtcaacaaataaaacaagattttgtattttaaaaaaattgtatgggtaaaattaaaattgcctacaagaaatataaaaaaaaaatcctaataattgtgtgaaaacaaagaaaactaaGTATGCTCCCAATGATAGTGCTTTCTTGTGTATGAGTTTATAGGTAGCAAACTGTTAAAAAGTATTTTGTTTTCAGACTATGatagaagaaaaataatatgaacaaatCAAACGTTGTAGCAGCCAAAACACATCCTCCATTGTCCCCTCTTCCTTGAGAATCTCCTAGTCCTATCCCCATCTGCCATCCTCATAGGGCTGCCATTCCAATCCGATGCTAATCTGTTTCAtacaatattcaaaaaaattagtaaaaaaaaaacattgttaaAAGAGCTTTGGATGATAACTCTTAGAAATGAATGGATAAATGATTTATTGAAGGATGCTTTTTGTTAACTAATAATTAgattatacatttattattaaaataactattttttttttcaattttgttcccTTAACTTTTGTGACATTTACTCTGCAATACTTAATTCAAAATGACGTTTGGCCTAAAAACTTACActgaaatgactaaaagtgctaataaaatcaaagttcTCAGACTTTAGTAAAAAGATGATAATTTGTAACTGAAAATTGAACAACTAacaatctatgtggatgtttgcaaaaaaaaaaaaaaaaacaatctatGTGGATAAGTGACATAATTATGACTCTCTCAAATTGGAGGTGGTGGAGGTGGGGGTATTAACGCATGAGGAGGACACCAAATGCAAAGAAAACTTTTTTTCCACggaaaataaaatactaatGCTTGACAATATTTTCTCCTGAATTGATTAGCCCCATTAGATAggtaaattattgcatggaccatggtccacacaactgtgtggaccaaaaataaaaagtacattatttttgtactgaaggtttattatttttgtactgtatgtacattatttgatagtatatatagcaaataatgtaccttcagtacaaaaataatgtatcctaaaataatgtacctacagtacaagaataatgtaccttcagtacaaaaataatgtaatttttatttttagtccaatggtccatgcaataatgattgcattaTATAGGGATGGATTTTCACCTCCAATATTTTCTCCCGAATTGATTAGCCCCATTACTTAGGGATGgattgaaaggaaaaatatcAGGTCTATAGCATTACTCTTTAAAGAATTCTActttctttaaaaaagaaattttatgaaccaaacaaagaaaataaaaaaatttcttgaaaaataactttccttatattttaagaaaatgactttcttggaaaataattttaatccaaccaaacatgctttaaaatgagtttttttttttttttttttgctttttgaaatactcataattctCTACAAGGTAATATGTGTTGTAtactttttcaaatattttcaattaatttgaccATGGTCTCCCGTCTCCGATTTGCCGGCCGGATAAGATCTCTAAGATTGGCCAGCCAACTGGGCTGGTTTGACTATTCTTCTCTATTCAAAAGGAGCCAGTTGTCTGGGCGAGTAAACTCCACCACCACCGGAGTTTAAACTTATGACTATctatttaaaatgataattaccGAGATGCCATCACCCTAGATATCACACTACATGGTAATAAAGGATAGGATGGACTTACATGGGGAAAGCAAAGGATCGTGTGCTGGTGGTGCTGTTTGACCGAAAAGACATGGTGTCATAACAAGACGTCGTCATAGATCCTCCTCCTGGGACTATCAGGTGCcctgaagaagaagacgaaATGGAGTCTCTGTGATCCATCTGTTGAATGGAAAACAACGCCGCCAGACTTTTAGGCTTCTCATCTCCGGCAACCTCGCCGGACATCTCCTCAATCCTCGAATAACGTTGTTCAATGCCCGTGTTCTTCTCACCTTTGACCACCGAATCATCCTTCATATTCCCACTCTTGCAAAAGGTTAGCAACGGCATAAATGGCTTCCCACTTGGATCCTGCAacaaacaaatcaaatcaaattactGTTCTTGCCAACTACTATGCAGTGAAATGACACTTCTGTAATCATTCCAAATAGATGATCAcagaattttgaaaaaatcttgaaaaaaaaaagattttcaaGAATGCAGACAAAGAACCGAAATAGAAGGATCCTGAGTCCGGAAGCCCGGGCCAGGATTCCCAGGAATGATAGACTACCCAGAAGTTACAGGCCCGGGTGAGAATTTATATTAGGTAACAATTAAAGAAATCCATAAAACCTGAAAAAAGATacttgagaaagtataaaacagaACCCGAAATTCTTGAATTTACCTGAATATCGTTTTCGTTGTCGGAACATGGATTCGAACCGGGCTTATCCTCGTCGAAACGGGTGCGATTAATCTCTGGGGCTGAACCGGAATCCATCAAGAACACCCGACCAAAACTGCAGATTTCATCACCCTCATTGAGTTCAAAGTGTGAACAAAGATTGCGATGTGGCACCAGAAATTAGATACAatgttgtttgtttttttatggACTAGGAAACTGTGTGGTCGGGCCCTTCCAACTAAGATTGAAGAGATTGTGGTTTTTCTTTTGTGTAGGGAATTGAAAACACTCTGTCATCAGCTTCTGTACTTTTCTTGTACAGTTCACATTTAAGTGGGCAATGACATTAAatttaatgcttttatatatatatcatgttaCAGCTCATATTCTGAATGTAACATCTGTATTGAGAATGATCTTTCCCCCAATGAGAAAAGGTCCTCCCATATCATATATTGCCACTCAAGAACCACTTATAGAAACCCCACAATAAACCAGGCTATATATTGCTAATCATTTGGTGTCCGGCCTTATTAGGTGGACCATGGAGAGAAAATTCACCAAGAGTCTATggctatatattttatttttagaaaacgATGAAATAGGTTCTCAAATTTTAAAGAATAATCCATTAGACCCTTAAATTTTAAGTAATTAGTTCTAATTAAGTACCTTAATTAACATATCATTTCAATGCATTCAGATCAGACCCATTAATTGGCCGGTAATCCTACTAATTATACCtgtcaaattataaaaataatcctAATTCTCTAACTTGTCGTCACGCCTCGTCATCACTGTCATGTTTGTCGTGTCTCTCATAGATTGATTTGAGGAAGGCAACGCAACGGTCGCCTTCCTCAATTGAAGAAGGCAACCATGTTCTTCTAATTTGAAGAAGACCAATGTTACTTTCTTTCACAAAAGAAGGCAATCAACGGCAGTCCGACTGTTGTCGAGCTTGAAATGACATGTTCTCTAAGTTAATGTTTGACGTGATGATTAAcgttttaaaattaattatttatttcatcaatttaaatattaaaaggtcaaaattatgttttttttttaaacctccTCCCTTTCGGGTAGGAGACGAAGAGTGTCTCCGGTTAGATAAGACTTCTTCTCCAACACGAAGCTGAAGGGAGGGAGGAGGAGGCCGGGGAGGGGAAGGGGttgtgtttttttctttaaatgtttaatatttaaaattgataaaattaaattttaaaaaaaaagtaatgtttTAAATGTTAACTGCCACATTAGCAGTTATTTTTTGACTTATTCAAAAGAGctaattgcattaaaaaaaaaaaaatgacccaCTTGTATTTTTCTGTTTTGTTCAATGATTATTTTTATCCTTAGCTTTTTCCTAGATGATAAAAGTAATTAACTATaactaacacacacacacactatatatatatatatatatatatatatatatatatatatatgctcaaatgtgaCTGTGCTTGCATGTGCGGTCGGTGCGatatacaccactatgtatataaatatgcaCTACTCAGTATTAAAAATGCACAACAacgaaaatacacaaaaacacctaCATAACCCATgtccctaattgtgcatttttgaGCACTGTgttgtgtatatttgtatacttagtggtgtgttttttggtgatgcgcacctaatggtgcatatttgtgtttatttgtgttgtgcattttctaacattaagtgatgtattttgttaacactaatgGTGTAAACCCCACTAACTGCACGGAAAGGCGTGACCACACCTGAagtctactatatatatatatatatatgttagaatTATACATGCACAATTCTTACAAGCAAGTTAAAAATATTCAGCAATGACCTCAATTAGAAAAACTAATGGTGACTATTCAAAAGACGAGATCTTGACAAAATGAAAATCATCGCTACACAAATATACATGACCTAAATAGAATATTATAATGTTAATTacctaattcaaaaataataatgaattctTTCCGGAATGAATCAAACTCAACCGTATCCACCAAGAAAAGCATGATCGGTCATTATAGCCACCAAGATTTTACATATTCATTAGGAAGATTAGCTTAATTCCAAGTCAAGTTTAGATCACGAGGTATCCTTATTAGCTCTTATCTATAAGAGACATTTTTAATTCCGTACTTAGACTAATCACGCCTTTATGTACTGGGCCTAAAAGTGTATGCCTACTCATGCTAATCAAgctgatttctttttttttttacaactactttctcaacctatgggcctaaatttttttttttaaaaatactacaactactttctcaacctatggGTCTAAAAGTGCAGGTCTGCTCATGCTAATCAAGCTAGTTTtgttttttcgttttttttttctgaatactacaactactttctcaacttatgaagcacaaagagtcaataataGACTCCCCtggctactttctcaacttatgaagcacaaagagtcaatcaTCTCCcctaactactttctcaacctatgaagcacaaagagtcaatcgcctccactgagactcgaacccttcgaacccacaacctcccacaTGAGGAATAGCTTGGTGCcaaccacaaggtccttggtcGCTTGGTTAAAAGGCTAAGCTATTTATTGATACCTAAAACCAAACTTTGTTTATAAGacaaatatatattactccaAGATTTATaagcaccaaaaaaaaacttcaagATTTATTCTTTTTATGCCGGAAATCTATTAATCAAGCAGCGCGGGTATATGAAATAAAGAATTCCCCAAAAAGCTGAGAAGTGAAAATGAGAATGAATAGGGAAATTAATGGAAACAACCATCATGTACAAAAAAAACCAGACAACATCAGATGGTACGGTGATGATaagaaaacaacaataatataataatctgAGGAACAGCTAGCGAAACTTACCGGTTAGAAATCAGTGCATCATAACATATCTGATCTGATCTGCCAATTCTCTGCTGTGTTCCAGTTTGTGTTTGAACAAATTGTGCAGAGAAATGAATTGAAGGATTAACTGAAGGCAGATAAAAGCGCAGAATGGAACAGTTCAAATGCAAAATTAGATTAGAAGGGGCCGCCTGGGACGAGCTGAACTGAGGTACTATATATTAGATTTAATATCAGTCAACTCGTCCATAATAAATTCCTGCATGGACACGTACACTGACGTACATATCTTAAATTAGGTAAGAAAATTTACAATTAAGAAGTTACCtatactattttatttaatatgtaaCACGCCCACCCCTCAGTTTGGAAAATCTATTCAGTACACAGCCTTTACGTTGTCAATTATATTTTCCTAATTCTAGCACACTCTTATTATAAATTTACGAGTTAATACCcgatatagtcctcgactataatgattttactcaatttattCGTAAAGGACTTTGTTCGCTCAATTTAGTTTTCGATTTcgatggttttacccaatttagttctttgttaaaaattcagTTAGTGAACAGTTAAAAATAGGATCATAAttgtaatttctcatccttcatcccatttgggatgattccttctttttcttcttattaaGATCCACACACAAACGCAAATTTTCGTACCAAATCAACTTCaatcctaaataaataaatacagagtaaataaatatttgaatacgaagatttacatttctacgttgatcttaataaggggaagaagaaggaatcaaCCAAATgggataaataaattatataagacTCGATGATATTGTAAATGTTCTAATATAATGGAAATATAAAATATCTTACCACTGTAATCATTTGCAttgatattttcattattatgtatgtataactGATGAGATTTTGAGGAAA is a window of Ipomoea triloba cultivar NCNSP0323 chromosome 11, ASM357664v1 DNA encoding:
- the LOC115996166 gene encoding uncharacterized protein LOC115996166 — its product is MAIAFYNLNSDAGLKKLDEYLLTRSYISGYQASKDDITVYSSLPKPPSSEYVNASRWYKHIDALLRISGVSGEGCGVIIEVSAPIPSGVVTPPATDTKASVADDDNDVDLFGEETEEKKKGAEEHAAAVKASSKTKECNSWHISPFSMQAAAGQLSAPVPPSEKGANGSSKDFKKVQMTKRTFVETVTKAPRFGDEVMEEAGDANWFEEEILVESDSEDEEEYRDGIPVVKISKDLRKKLIEPWKNALILKFLGKRISFRVLQHKLLRMWAPQGTLKLIDLGYNYYVARFELEKDCMRVLFEGPWKVFNHYVVPQRWKPEFIPRNVKAENMAVLVRLPGLPMECFREDTIKLILKQVGTPLKLDWTTAGVDRRRFVRAAIEIDLSKPLVSMVKVESMIQRIEFEGLHIICFGCGEVSHCSNDCPKKTM
- the LOC115997259 gene encoding uncharacterized protein LOC115997259, translated to MDSGSAPEINRTRFDEDKPGSNPCSDNENDIQDPSGKPFMPLLTFCKSGNMKDDSVVKGEKNTGIEQRYSRIEEMSGEVAGDEKPKSLAALFSIQQMDHRDSISSSSSGHLIVPGGGSMTTSCYDTMSFRSNSTTSTRSFAFPILASDWNGSPMRMADGDRTRRFSRKRGQWRMCFGCYNV